One genomic region from Thalassotalea sp. PS06 encodes:
- a CDS encoding alpha/beta fold hydrolase, protein MPDSLLFHKTYTHPSSKEWVVFVHGAGGSSTIWFRQLKAFRKHFNLLLLDLRGHGGSAPLAKKGFLPGRYTFQNVSKDILNVLDHLSIAKAHFVGISLGTILIKNIEELAPERVKSMVLGGAVTRFNFRSAFLVKLGDMFKHIMPYMWLYRLFAFVLMPKKSQSLSRNMFIRDAKKLCQKEFKQWFKLAGDVNPLMKFYRDNATKTPLLYLMGSEDHMFLGPVRDSAAHQPSAMLTEIADSGHVCNVDQANAFNRHSIEFIQQQVSPNEKPEDR, encoded by the coding sequence ATGCCTGATTCTCTATTATTCCACAAAACCTATACACATCCTTCAAGTAAGGAATGGGTGGTGTTTGTCCATGGTGCTGGTGGCAGTTCGACCATTTGGTTTCGTCAGCTAAAGGCGTTTCGCAAACACTTTAATCTTTTACTACTGGACCTTCGCGGTCATGGTGGTTCTGCGCCATTGGCGAAAAAAGGCTTTCTTCCGGGACGCTATACGTTTCAAAATGTTAGCAAGGATATTCTCAATGTGTTGGATCACTTATCTATTGCAAAAGCGCATTTTGTCGGTATTTCGCTAGGGACAATCCTAATTAAGAATATCGAAGAACTGGCGCCGGAAAGGGTCAAATCTATGGTGCTTGGTGGTGCCGTAACCCGTTTCAATTTCCGCTCGGCGTTTTTGGTAAAACTCGGTGATATGTTCAAGCACATCATGCCATACATGTGGCTGTATCGATTGTTTGCCTTTGTGTTAATGCCAAAGAAATCCCAGAGTCTGTCGCGCAATATGTTTATTCGCGACGCGAAAAAGTTATGTCAGAAAGAATTTAAGCAGTGGTTTAAATTAGCGGGAGATGTTAATCCGTTGATGAAGTTTTATCGTGATAATGCCACGAAAACCCCATTACTATATCTGATGGGATCCGAAGACCATATGTTTCTCGGCCCGGTACGAGATTCTGCGGCCCATCAACCGAGCGCGATGTTAACGGAAATCGCCGACAGTGGTCACGTCTGTAATGTTGATCAAGCCAATGCGTTTAATCGCCACTCGATAGAATTTATTCAACAGCAAGTGTCGCCGAACGAAAAACCTGAAGATCGCTGA
- a CDS encoding DUF1326 domain-containing protein: protein MSDSRNWSLKMHNIESCSCSHGCGCQFGGFPTSENGGCQAIIGYEVIEGHLDGLDLAGLKMVLVASWPKAMHEGNGDGALFIDKSASAEQVAALATIMSGQHGGMPVEAIATLFSAFDGPIMADIDIRVDEFNSFVAIDGILETEQTPHVNPVTGDENRVHITYPGGGFLWNDGKVGRTKVLKVNHGPIAFNFADTFAANAIVEWPNG from the coding sequence ATGTCGGATTCCCGCAATTGGTCGTTGAAAATGCACAATATTGAAAGCTGCAGCTGCAGCCATGGATGTGGGTGTCAGTTTGGCGGTTTTCCAACGAGCGAGAATGGTGGCTGCCAGGCCATCATTGGTTATGAAGTTATCGAAGGGCATCTGGATGGGTTAGATCTTGCCGGACTGAAAATGGTGCTAGTTGCGTCATGGCCCAAAGCTATGCATGAGGGCAATGGAGATGGTGCCCTGTTTATCGATAAATCCGCAAGCGCCGAACAGGTTGCAGCCTTAGCTACTATTATGTCAGGGCAACATGGCGGCATGCCGGTTGAAGCCATCGCCACACTGTTTAGTGCATTCGACGGCCCAATCATGGCAGACATCGATATTCGCGTTGATGAGTTCAACTCCTTTGTTGCCATTGATGGCATTCTTGAAACCGAGCAGACACCGCATGTGAATCCTGTAACGGGAGATGAAAACCGAGTTCATATTACTTATCCGGGTGGTGGTTTTCTCTGGAATGATGGTAAAGTGGGTCGCACCAAGGTTTTAAAAGTAAATCATGGACCTATCGCATTTAATTTTGCCGATACGTTCGCGGCTAACGCCATCGTCGAATGGCCGAATGGTTAG